The following coding sequences are from one Streptomyces sp. NBC_01485 window:
- a CDS encoding ABC transporter ATP-binding protein has protein sequence MIGVAPPAFDPAAPTTANTLPVGAPATVRAYVAELLRRHRRAFLLLLLVNTVATVASMVGPWLLGDLVERLSDEARELHLGFTASLFVLALVVQAAFVRQVRLRGAMLGERMLADLREDFLVRSVRLPPGVLERAGTGDLLSRITTDIDRLANAMREAVPQLTIGVMWALLLLGGLVVTAPPLAPAVLVAVPLLVVGCRWYFKRAPAGYRSEAAGYAAVAAALAETVDAGRTVEAHRLGDRRVALSEQRIQQWTAWERYTLWLRSVLFPVINLVHVTVLGSVLMLGGVFVLQGWIGVGQLTTGALLAQMLVDPVNLILRWYDELQVAQVSLARLVGVRDIEPDGGDSGLAPDGRDVLADRVHFGYREGVDVLRKVSLEVSPGTRLALVGPSGAGKSTLGRLLAGIYAPRDGRITLGGAELSQMTAERVRSHVALVNQEHHVFVGSLRDNLRLARTGAGDAELWAALGAVDAAGWARALDDGLDTEVGSGGVALTPAQAQQIALARLVLADPHTLVLDEATSLLDPRAARHLERSLARVLDGRTVVAIAHRLHTAHDADVIAVVENGRISELGSHAELVAADGAYAALWRSWHG, from the coding sequence ATGATCGGCGTGGCGCCACCCGCGTTCGACCCGGCGGCACCGACGACGGCGAACACCCTGCCCGTCGGCGCCCCCGCGACCGTACGCGCCTACGTGGCCGAACTCCTGCGCCGGCACCGCCGCGCCTTCCTGCTCCTCCTGCTCGTCAACACGGTCGCCACGGTCGCCTCGATGGTGGGTCCGTGGCTGCTCGGCGATCTCGTGGAGCGGCTGTCGGACGAAGCGCGCGAGCTCCATCTCGGCTTCACCGCCTCGCTGTTCGTGCTCGCCCTGGTCGTCCAGGCCGCCTTCGTACGGCAGGTGCGGCTGCGCGGCGCGATGCTCGGCGAGCGGATGCTGGCCGACCTGCGCGAAGACTTCCTCGTACGGTCGGTCCGACTTCCGCCGGGTGTGCTGGAGCGGGCCGGGACGGGCGACCTGCTGTCCCGCATCACGACGGACATCGACCGGCTGGCCAACGCGATGCGGGAGGCCGTGCCCCAGCTCACGATCGGCGTGATGTGGGCACTGCTGCTGCTCGGCGGGCTCGTCGTCACGGCACCGCCACTGGCGCCCGCCGTACTGGTCGCGGTGCCGCTCCTGGTCGTCGGGTGCCGCTGGTACTTCAAGCGGGCACCCGCCGGCTACCGCTCGGAGGCTGCCGGGTACGCCGCCGTGGCCGCCGCCCTCGCCGAGACCGTGGACGCCGGCCGCACCGTCGAGGCCCATCGCCTGGGCGACCGCCGCGTCGCACTCTCGGAGCAGCGCATCCAGCAGTGGACCGCCTGGGAGCGCTACACGCTGTGGCTGCGGTCGGTGCTCTTCCCCGTCATCAACCTCGTGCACGTCACGGTGCTCGGCTCGGTCCTCATGCTCGGCGGGGTGTTCGTCCTGCAAGGCTGGATCGGGGTCGGCCAACTGACGACGGGCGCGCTCCTGGCCCAGATGCTCGTCGACCCGGTCAACCTCATCCTGCGCTGGTACGACGAGCTGCAGGTGGCCCAGGTGTCGCTGGCCCGCCTCGTCGGAGTGCGCGACATCGAGCCGGACGGCGGGGACTCCGGGCTGGCGCCGGACGGCCGCGACGTGCTCGCCGACCGAGTCCACTTCGGCTACCGCGAGGGCGTCGACGTGCTGCGCAAGGTGTCCCTGGAGGTCTCCCCCGGGACCCGGCTGGCCCTGGTCGGCCCTTCGGGCGCGGGCAAGTCCACGCTGGGGCGGCTGCTCGCCGGGATCTACGCGCCGCGCGACGGCCGGATCACCCTCGGCGGCGCCGAGCTGTCGCAGATGACCGCCGAACGGGTCCGCTCGCACGTGGCGCTCGTCAACCAGGAGCACCACGTCTTCGTCGGCTCCCTGCGCGACAACCTCCGGCTCGCCCGCACAGGCGCGGGGGACGCCGAGCTGTGGGCGGCGCTGGGCGCGGTCGACGCGGCCGGCTGGGCACGGGCACTGGACGACGGCCTCGACACCGAGGTCGGCTCCGGCGGTGTCGCGCTCACCCCGGCGCAGGCCCAGCAGATCGCGCTGGCCCGCCTGGTGCTGGCCGACCCGCACACGCTGGTGCTGGACGAGGCGACCTCGCTGCTCGACCCGCGTGCCGCCCGCCATCTGGAGCGGTCCCTCGCCCGCGTCCTGGACGGCCGCACCGTCGTCGCCATCGCCCACCGCCTGCACACCGCCCACGACGCCGACGTCATCGCCGTCGTCGAGAACGGCCGCATCAGCGAGCTGGGCAGCCATGCCGAGCTGGTCGCGGCGGACGGAGCCTACGCAGCACTCTGGCGGTCGTGGCACGGGTGA
- a CDS encoding metal-dependent hydrolase: MMGPAHSLSGAAAWLGVGAAAAAAGHTMPWPVVLVGALICAGAALAPDLDHKAATISRAFGPVSRWLCEIVDKLSYAVYKSTRKQGDPRRSGGHRTLTHTWLWAVMIGGGASALAITGGRWAVLAILFVHMVLAIEGLLWRAARGSSSDVLVWLLAATSAWILAGVLDKPGNGSGWLFTDPGQEYLWLGLPIVLGALVHDIGDALTVSGCPVLWPIPIGRRRWYPIGPPKVMRFRAGSWVELKVLMPVFMVLGGVGGAAALNYI; encoded by the coding sequence ATGATGGGACCAGCACACTCACTGTCGGGCGCCGCCGCCTGGCTCGGCGTCGGTGCGGCCGCCGCGGCGGCCGGGCACACGATGCCCTGGCCGGTTGTGCTCGTCGGTGCGCTGATCTGCGCCGGCGCCGCACTCGCCCCGGACCTCGACCACAAGGCCGCCACGATCTCCCGGGCCTTCGGCCCCGTCTCGCGCTGGCTGTGCGAGATCGTCGACAAGCTCTCCTACGCCGTCTACAAGTCCACGAGGAAGCAGGGCGACCCGCGTCGCTCCGGTGGGCACCGCACGCTCACCCATACCTGGCTGTGGGCGGTCATGATCGGCGGGGGGGCCTCGGCGCTGGCGATCACCGGGGGCCGCTGGGCGGTGCTGGCGATCCTCTTCGTGCACATGGTGCTGGCGATCGAGGGCCTGCTGTGGCGGGCGGCCCGGGGTTCCAGCAGCGACGTGCTGGTGTGGCTGCTGGCCGCGACCAGCGCGTGGATCCTCGCCGGTGTGCTGGACAAGCCGGGCAACGGCTCGGGCTGGCTGTTCACGGACCCGGGCCAGGAGTACCTGTGGCTGGGGCTGCCGATCGTGCTGGGAGCGCTGGTGCACGACATCGGGGACGCGCTGACCGTCTCAGGCTGCCCGGTCCTGTGGCCCATCCCGATCGGGCGCAGGCGCTGGTACCCGATCGGTCCGCCCAAGGTGATGCGGTTCCGGGCGGGCAGTTGGGTCGAGCTGAAGGTGCTGATGCCCGTGTTCATGGTGCTCGGGGGAGTGGGCGGGGCCGCCGCCCTCAACTACATCTGA
- a CDS encoding acyl-CoA thioesterase, whose protein sequence is MTNPAERLVDLLDLEQIEVNIFRGRSPLESLQRVFGGQVAGQALVAAGRTTDGDRPVHSLHAYFLRPGRPGVPIVYQVERVRDGRSFTTRRVTAVQQGRTIFNLTASFHKPEEGPFEHQLPPRDVPDPDSLPTVMEEVREHLGALPEQLERMARRQPFDIRYADRLRWSAEDVKGAEPRSAVWMRAVGPLGDDPLVHTCALTYASDMTLLDAVRLPVEPLWGPRNFDMASLDHAMWFHRPFRADEWFLYDQESPIATGGRGLARGRIYDLEGRLLVSVVQEGLFRAL, encoded by the coding sequence ATGACGAATCCGGCCGAGAGACTCGTCGACCTGCTCGACCTGGAGCAGATCGAGGTCAACATCTTCCGTGGCCGCAGCCCGCTGGAGTCCCTGCAGCGGGTCTTCGGCGGCCAGGTGGCGGGCCAGGCGCTGGTGGCGGCCGGGCGGACCACCGACGGCGACCGGCCCGTGCACTCGTTGCACGCGTACTTCCTGCGCCCGGGCCGGCCGGGTGTGCCCATCGTGTACCAGGTCGAACGGGTGCGGGACGGGCGGTCCTTCACCACCCGCCGGGTCACCGCCGTGCAGCAGGGGCGCACGATCTTCAATCTCACCGCCTCCTTTCACAAGCCTGAGGAAGGTCCCTTCGAACACCAACTGCCGCCGCGCGATGTCCCGGACCCGGATTCCCTGCCGACGGTCATGGAGGAGGTCCGGGAGCATCTGGGCGCACTGCCCGAGCAGTTGGAGCGCATGGCGCGCCGACAGCCCTTCGACATCCGGTACGCGGACCGGCTGCGCTGGAGCGCGGAGGACGTCAAGGGTGCCGAGCCGCGCAGCGCGGTGTGGATGCGCGCGGTCGGGCCCCTCGGCGACGATCCGCTCGTCCACACCTGCGCCCTCACGTACGCCAGCGACATGACGCTCCTGGACGCCGTCCGCCTCCCGGTCGAACCCCTGTGGGGTCCGCGGAACTTCGACATGGCGTCGCTGGATCACGCGATGTGGTTCCATCGGCCGTTCCGCGCGGACGAGTGGTTCCTGTACGACCAGGAGTCGCCGATCGCCACCGGCGGACGAGGGCTGGCCCGTGGGCGCATCTACGACCTGGAAGGGCGCCTGCTGGTGTCCGTCGTCCAGGAGGGGCTCTTCCGGGCGCTGTAG
- a CDS encoding DEAD/DEAH box helicase yields the protein MTLIDQLPPTADPDALYEAFESWAQERGLTLYSHQEEALIEVVSGANVIVSTPTGSGKSMIAAAAHFAALARDEVTFYTAPIKALVSEKFFELCKIFGTENVGMLTGDASVNSDAPVICCTAEVLASIALRDGKNADVGQVVMDEFHFYAEGDRGWAWQIPILELPQAQFVLMSATLGDVSFFEKDLIRRTGRPTAVVRSATRPVPLSYEYQYTPMTETLTDLLATKQAPVYIVHFTQAQAVERAQALMSINMCSREEKEQIADLIGKFRFTTKFGSNLSRYVRHGIGVHHAGMLPKYRRLVEKLAQAGLLKVICGTDTLGVGVNVPIRTVLFTALTKYDGNRVRTLRAREFHQIAGRAGRAGFDTAGYVVAQAPEHVIENEKALAKAGEDPKKRRKVVRKKAPEGFVGWTENTFDKLIESDPEPLTSRFRVTHTMLLSVIARPGNAFEAMRHLLEDNHEPRKQQLRHIRRAIAIYRSLLDGGIVEKLDEPDGTGRVVRLTVDLQQDFALNQPLSTFALAAFELLDPESPSYALDMVSVVESTLDDPRQILAAQQNKARGEAVAAMKADGVEYEERMERLQDVTYPKPMEELLFHAYNTYRKSHPWVGDHPLSPKSVIRDMYERAMSFTELVSHYELARTEGIVLRYLASAYKALDHTVPDDLKSEDLQDLIEWLGEMVRQVDSSLLDEWEQLANPAEMTAEEAQEKADEVKPVTANARAFRVLVRNAMFRRVELAALDHVNALGELDAESGWDADAWGEAMDKYWDEYDDLGTGPDARGPKLLVIQEEPQNALWRVRQIFDDPNDDHDWGISAEVDLTASDAESRAVLRVTAVGQL from the coding sequence GTGACCCTCATCGATCAGTTGCCGCCGACCGCAGATCCCGACGCCCTGTACGAAGCCTTCGAGTCCTGGGCGCAGGAGCGCGGTCTGACGCTGTACTCCCATCAGGAGGAGGCGCTGATCGAGGTGGTCTCCGGGGCGAACGTGATCGTGTCGACGCCCACCGGCTCCGGCAAGAGCATGATCGCGGCGGCCGCGCACTTCGCGGCTCTCGCCCGCGACGAGGTCACCTTCTACACGGCCCCGATCAAGGCACTGGTGTCGGAGAAGTTCTTCGAGCTGTGCAAGATCTTCGGCACGGAGAACGTCGGCATGCTGACCGGCGACGCGTCCGTGAACTCCGACGCCCCCGTCATCTGCTGCACCGCCGAGGTCCTCGCGTCGATCGCGCTGCGCGACGGCAAGAACGCGGACGTCGGCCAGGTCGTCATGGACGAGTTCCACTTCTACGCGGAGGGCGACCGCGGCTGGGCGTGGCAGATCCCCATCCTGGAGCTGCCGCAGGCGCAGTTCGTCCTCATGTCGGCCACGCTCGGCGACGTGTCCTTCTTCGAGAAGGACCTCATCCGGCGCACCGGCCGCCCCACCGCGGTGGTCCGCTCGGCGACCCGGCCCGTACCGCTGTCCTACGAGTACCAGTACACGCCGATGACGGAGACGCTCACCGACCTGCTGGCGACGAAGCAGGCGCCCGTCTACATCGTGCACTTCACGCAGGCGCAGGCGGTGGAGCGGGCGCAGGCGCTGATGAGCATCAACATGTGCTCGCGCGAGGAGAAGGAGCAGATCGCCGACCTGATCGGCAAGTTCCGCTTCACCACGAAGTTCGGCAGCAACCTCTCGCGCTACGTACGGCACGGCATCGGCGTCCACCACGCCGGGATGCTGCCCAAGTACCGACGGCTGGTGGAGAAGCTCGCCCAGGCCGGTCTGCTGAAGGTGATCTGCGGTACGGACACGCTGGGCGTGGGCGTCAACGTGCCCATCCGCACCGTGCTGTTCACGGCACTGACCAAGTACGACGGCAACCGCGTGCGCACCCTGCGGGCCCGTGAGTTCCATCAGATCGCGGGTCGGGCCGGGCGGGCCGGCTTCGACACGGCGGGCTACGTGGTCGCCCAGGCGCCCGAGCACGTCATCGAGAACGAGAAGGCGCTCGCCAAGGCCGGCGAAGACCCGAAGAAGCGTCGCAAGGTGGTGCGGAAAAAGGCTCCGGAAGGCTTTGTGGGCTGGACGGAGAACACCTTCGACAAGCTCATCGAGTCGGATCCGGAGCCGCTGACGTCGCGTTTCCGGGTGACGCACACGATGCTGCTGTCGGTGATCGCCCGGCCCGGCAACGCCTTCGAGGCGATGCGACACCTGCTGGAGGACAACCACGAGCCGCGCAAGCAGCAACTGCGGCACATCCGGCGCGCGATCGCGATCTACCGCTCGCTGTTGGACGGCGGGATCGTCGAGAAGCTCGACGAACCCGACGGCACGGGCCGTGTCGTCCGCCTCACCGTGGACCTCCAGCAGGACTTCGCGCTGAACCAGCCGCTGTCCACCTTCGCGCTGGCCGCGTTCGAACTGCTCGACCCGGAGTCGCCGTCCTACGCGCTCGACATGGTCTCCGTCGTCGAGTCCACGTTGGACGATCCGCGGCAGATCCTGGCCGCCCAGCAGAACAAGGCGCGCGGCGAGGCGGTGGCCGCGATGAAGGCGGACGGCGTCGAGTACGAGGAGCGCATGGAGCGTCTCCAGGACGTCACGTACCCGAAGCCGATGGAGGAGCTGCTCTTCCACGCGTACAACACCTACCGCAAGAGCCACCCGTGGGTCGGCGACCACCCGTTGTCGCCGAAGTCCGTCATCCGTGACATGTACGAGCGGGCCATGTCCTTCACGGAGTTGGTGTCGCACTACGAGCTGGCCCGCACCGAGGGCATCGTGCTGCGCTACCTGGCGAGCGCCTACAAGGCCCTCGACCACACCGTCCCCGACGACCTCAAGTCCGAGGATCTGCAGGACCTGATCGAGTGGCTGGGCGAGATGGTGCGCCAGGTCGACTCGAGCCTGCTGGACGAGTGGGAGCAGCTCGCCAACCCGGCGGAGATGACCGCCGAGGAGGCCCAGGAGAAGGCCGACGAGGTCAAGCCGGTCACCGCCAACGCGCGCGCCTTCCGGGTCCTGGTCCGTAACGCGATGTTCCGCCGTGTCGAGCTCGCCGCACTCGACCACGTCAACGCGCTGGGCGAGTTGGACGCCGAGTCCGGCTGGGACGCCGACGCGTGGGGCGAGGCGATGGACAAGTACTGGGACGAGTACGACGACCTCGGTACCGGTCCGGACGCCCGGGGTCCCAAGCTGCTCGTCATCCAGGAGGAGCCGCAGAACGCCCTGTGGCGTGTCCGCCAGATCTTCGACGACCCGAACGACGATCACGACTGGGGCATCAGTGCGGAGGTCGACCTCACGGCCTCCGACGCCGAGAGTCGCGCGGTCCTCCGCGTCACCGCCGTCGGCCAGTTGTGA
- a CDS encoding type B 50S ribosomal protein L31 — protein sequence MQQDKQPDYHPVVFRDRTAGYAFLTRSTATSDQTIEWDDGETYPVVDVEISSESHPFYTGTARTVDTEGRVARFERRYGDGGAMT from the coding sequence ATGCAGCAGGACAAGCAGCCCGACTACCACCCGGTCGTGTTCCGCGACCGCACGGCCGGTTACGCCTTCCTGACCCGGTCCACGGCGACCAGCGACCAGACCATCGAGTGGGACGACGGCGAGACCTACCCGGTCGTGGACGTGGAGATCTCCTCGGAGAGCCACCCCTTCTACACGGGCACAGCGCGCACCGTGGACACGGAGGGCCGAGTCGCCCGCTTCGAGCGGCGCTACGGCGACGGCGGGGCGATGACCTGA
- a CDS encoding DUF5709 domain-containing protein — protein MNSADGWGDDVYQPDASDIQEDAGLLDVEDTLENDGVGDPLDRGWSPPDRPWAVEHTGVTAAERRQGESLDQRLAEELPDLDVPDGDGLGDCDGTDGELLDNEVGAARSGRLVAPDEGVHEDEESALIATDVGIDGAAASAEEAAMHIVDEDALSG, from the coding sequence GTGAACAGCGCCGACGGATGGGGAGACGACGTCTACCAGCCCGACGCGTCCGACATCCAGGAGGACGCGGGACTGCTCGACGTGGAGGACACCCTGGAGAACGACGGCGTCGGGGACCCCCTCGACCGCGGCTGGTCGCCTCCGGACCGCCCCTGGGCCGTGGAACACACCGGTGTGACCGCCGCGGAGCGCCGGCAGGGGGAGAGCCTGGACCAGCGGCTCGCGGAGGAGCTCCCCGACCTCGACGTCCCCGACGGTGACGGCCTCGGCGACTGCGACGGCACCGACGGGGAACTCCTCGACAACGAGGTCGGCGCCGCCCGCTCCGGCCGGCTCGTGGCACCGGACGAAGGCGTCCACGAGGACGAGGAGAGCGCGCTGATCGCCACGGACGTGGGCATCGACGGCGCGGCCGCCTCCGCCGAGGAGGCCGCGATGCACATCGTCGACGAGGACGCCCTGTCCGGTTGA